The window GTGCCGATCCGGTGGCCGCCCTGGTCCACGGTCGTCAGCGAGATCGGCCGGAAACCGGCCAGCGTGATGTCGTCGTACCCGCTGACCGAGATGTCACCGGGCACCGACAGACCGGCCTCGGTGAGCGCGTCGAGGACACCCAACGCGACCACGTCGGCGCCCGCGAAGATCGCGGTGGGCGGTACCGGGCGATCGAGCAGGATCCGGGCACCGTGATAGCCGCCGTCGCGGGTGTAACCGGTCGAGACGATGTCGATGTGCTCCCCGAGGCCATGCGAGAGCATGGCGTGGCGGTAGCCGTCGGCGCGCAGCGCGTTGGGCATCTCGGCGAGCCGGACCGGGTCGGTCTCGCGGTGCTCGATGTGGGCGATGCGGCGGTGTCCCAGCCCGGCGAGGTGCGCCACCATCAGCCCGGCACCGGCGAAGTCGTCGTCGTTGACGGTGTCGAATCCCGTCGAGCGACTGTGCCGGCCGATCACGACTGTCGGCACGGTACGCCCGACGCGTTCCAGGTGTGCCGGGCGGGAGACCGGGGCGATCAGGATCAGGCCGTCCATGCTGCGGTCGATCATGGCTTCGGTGACCCGCGCCTCGCTCGTCACGTCGTCGCAGCCGGACGTCATGAACAGCTGGTACTCGGTGCCGTCGAGGTGTTCGGCGACGCCGTCGAGGATGTCGGCGAAGAACGGGTTCCGGACGTCGGGCAGCATCACGCCGAGGGTCCATGTCCGGCCGCGGAGGGCCCGTGCGGCGGCCGAGGGCCGATAGCCGAGCTCGTCGACGGCGGCGTTCACCCGGCTGCGCATCTGCGAGCTGGTCCCGTACGCGTTGCGCAGCACCTTGGACACCGCGGTCGTCGACACACCAGCGTGCCGGGCCACGTCCACGATCGTCACCCTCCGGACGGTGGCCGGTTGATGGTGCATGAACTCTCCCTGCTTAGTGAAACGTTACCCACCATAGAGATGATCAGCTTCTCAGGGAAGCGGTTGCCGACGGGTGGAGCAGCTCCAGTACGAGCCGATATTGCTGGCCACCAAACCCTTGACGCTGTTCGGCACGCGCTCGTAAGGTCGGCGAAACATTTGGAAAACGTTGCCCACATCACTCCGGCGCCGCCCCGGCCGCCTCGCCACGGCGCTGACGCCGCGGCCGTTCCACCTGTCTATGAAACGATTCAGCAAGGTGGGTTTCCCGTGACAACCGATCTCCAACCGCGCCGCCGGACATCTGCCGCGCCACCCTGGTGGTTCACCCTCCCGGCGCTGCTGCTGTTCGCCTTCGTGGTGCTCGTCCCCAGCGCCCGAGGCGTCTACTACGCCTTCACCGACTGGGACGGCCTCGACCCCGACTTCGCGTTCATCGGCCTGGACAACTTCACCGCCATGGCCGACGACCCGGACGCGTTGCAGGCCATCTGGCACACCCTGCTGATCGCGGTCGCGATCACCGTGCTGCAGAACGGCCTGGGCCTGCTTTTGGCGCTCGGCGTCAACACCGCGATCAAGAGCCGCAACCTCCTGCGGGTGCTGCTGTTCGCGCCGGCCGTGGTCACGCCGATCGTCACCGCGTACCTGTGGCGCAACCTGCTGGGCCCCGACGGTGCGGTCAACAGCCTGCTCGGGGTGTTCGGTGTCGAGGGCCGGAACTGGCTCGGCGATCCGGACCTGGCGTTGTGGATGATCGTCCTGGTGGTGGTCTGGCAGTTCGCCGGCTACTCCATGGTCATCTTCGTTGCGGGTCTTCAGTCGATCCCCAAGGAGATCTACGAGGCCGCCGCGATCGACGGCAGCGGACCGGTCCGCCGGTTCTGGTCGATCGTCCGGCCGCTGCTCGCGCCCGCCGTCACGATCAACCTGATGCTGTCGATCATCGGCGGGATCAAGCTGTTCGACCAGGTGTACGCGCTGACCGGGGGCGGTCCGGGGCACGCCACCGACACCATCTCCACCCTGATCTACAAGGACGCGTTCACCCTCGGCGAGTTCGGCTACAGCATCGCGCTGGCCGTCGTGCTCACCGCCATCGTCGCGGTCATCTCCGCCGGCCAGTACACGGTCCTGAACCGCAACGAGAAGGCGGCCTCATGAACCGCTACACGACGAAGACGTT of the Actinoplanes sichuanensis genome contains:
- a CDS encoding LacI family DNA-binding transcriptional regulator, whose amino-acid sequence is MHHQPATVRRVTIVDVARHAGVSTTAVSKVLRNAYGTSSQMRSRVNAAVDELGYRPSAAARALRGRTWTLGVMLPDVRNPFFADILDGVAEHLDGTEYQLFMTSGCDDVTSEARVTEAMIDRSMDGLILIAPVSRPAHLERVGRTVPTVVIGRHSRSTGFDTVNDDDFAGAGLMVAHLAGLGHRRIAHIEHRETDPVRLAEMPNALRADGYRHAMLSHGLGEHIDIVSTGYTRDGGYHGARILLDRPVPPTAIFAGADVVALGVLDALTEAGLSVPGDISVSGYDDITLAGFRPISLTTVDQGGHRIGTTAIRLLLDRITDPGRPAARVKLAPTPVVRATTGPPR
- a CDS encoding carbohydrate ABC transporter permease; this encodes MTTDLQPRRRTSAAPPWWFTLPALLLFAFVVLVPSARGVYYAFTDWDGLDPDFAFIGLDNFTAMADDPDALQAIWHTLLIAVAITVLQNGLGLLLALGVNTAIKSRNLLRVLLFAPAVVTPIVTAYLWRNLLGPDGAVNSLLGVFGVEGRNWLGDPDLALWMIVLVVVWQFAGYSMVIFVAGLQSIPKEIYEAAAIDGSGPVRRFWSIVRPLLAPAVTINLMLSIIGGIKLFDQVYALTGGGPGHATDTISTLIYKDAFTLGEFGYSIALAVVLTAIVAVISAGQYTVLNRNEKAAS